Proteins from a single region of Festucalex cinctus isolate MCC-2025b chromosome 19, RoL_Fcin_1.0, whole genome shotgun sequence:
- the col11a2 gene encoding collagen alpha-2(XI) chain isoform X1 — protein sequence MDIADCPLRKKRRPWSPRLTSVALAALVLALCQSTPAQAEPVDVLKAMQVTTLPEGVKKVPGFCTSRRSSNPDHAYRISKKAQISAPTKQLFSGRFPGNFSIMALVKAHAGLQAFLLSVYSEQGVQQLGIELGRSPVFLYEDQHGKPAPEHYPIFKGVNLADGKWHRIAISVSKKNVTLLLDCKKKMSLALPRSNNAEVDTNGITVFGARLLDEEVFQGDIQQLLIASNAQAAYDFCEHYSPDCDSPLPKTQAQDPNTYKTNGKAAPTKAGPVKAKPTPKSAKGGSFKVVKPPLPNKAPKSSTAKTPKSKPTAKPTATAVFLSKIKTTSAAQVKTTTAPAKSAKVVTEKKTNGKAVVEKTAKASSEVKGNGKVVVEKKVGGNGKSSAEKKAGHDKAASKANGKTSVEVKEVKVKVNGKTENKVSGEAKASKVTVVEKKGAKPETTTKSKTVVKIEKTTMSAATSASKVEATKAPKATKAAKAEPTKASKSSQVKSEVNVKTAVSKVPLVKPTVSKAMNAAVEKSATVKKVLTTAAPVRPTPPRPTKSKAMLDMNIKSLHKPFPPFDKTALSGTGVPAKKFDAGYQQDVDTEYSEADNTPTETDYFYEETLPEPEGEVVAQEENPTQQSQVETAQAGEEVDSTRTDDVGEEHFTEEYVTGDVGLKEYDYSYRDYGEPMPEAREAEGDIGPALSAVTDEAGAAIRGQKGEKGEPAVLEPGMLIEGPPGPEGPAGPTGPPGSSGPPGSVGDPGERGPSGKAGLPGADGVPGPPGSSVMLPFRFGQSGGDKGPVVSAQEAQAAAILSQARMALKGPPGPMGFTGRPGPLGNPGSHGLKGESGDPGPQGPRGTQGLMGPPGKAGRRGRAGADGARGMPGELGTKGDRGFDGLPGLPGDKGHRGDTGSLGPPGPQGEDGERGDDGEVGPRGLPGEAGPRGLLGPKGPPGIPGPPGVRGNDGPVGPKGNLGPQGEPGPPGQQGTSGTQGMPGPQGAMGAPGEKGPTGKPGLPGMPGADGPPGHPGKEGPPGTKGNQGPNGPQGAIGYPGPRGIKGEQGIRGLKGHKGEKGEDGFPGIKGDFGVKGERGEIGVSGPRGEDGPEGPKGRVGPPGELGPLGSIGEKGKLGVPGLPGYPGRQGPKGSLGFPGFPGSNGEKGTRGLAGKAGPRGQRGPTGPRGQRGPRGATGKPGAKGTSGSDGPPGPPGERGLPGPQGANGFPGPKGPPGPPGKDGLPGHPGQRGEVGFQGKMGPPGPPGVVGPQGPSGETGPLGERGHPGPPGPPGEQGLSGPSGKEGTKGDPGPPGGPGKDGPPGLRGFPGERGLPGTPGGGGLKGSEGPAGPPGPAGSPGERGPAGTAGPVGPPGRPGPQGPPGNAGEKGVPGEKGPIGPAGRDGVQGPVGLPGPAGSPGGPGEDGDKGEVGEPGQKGAKGGKGEHGPPGPPGPMGPVGQPGPAGADGELGPRGQQGPFGAKGDEGSRGFPGAPGPIGLQGLPGPPGEKGENGDVGPLGPPGPPGPRGPAGPNGADGPQGPPGGLGNPGPIGEKGEPGEAGPPGIGGEPGKKGPRGERGEKGEAGQPGTAGAAGGRGRPGDDGPKGNPGPVGFPGDPGPPGEVGPRGQDGAKGEQGEDGEQGESGSPGPPGENGPPGPPGKRGPAGTRGPEGRQGEKGTKGDTGALGPPGKTGPVGPQGQPGKPGTEGLRGLPGSVGEQGSPGPAGPKGPPGPVGPPGLLGLRGDPGAKGEKGHPGLIGLIGPPGEQGEKGDRGLPGPHGSNGPKGETGMPGGTGPLGPAGPPGLPGPQGVKGAKGASGGSGPKGEKGVPGPAGLPGPPGEVIQPLPIQRSPKSKRSIDASQLLPESDPEMLASDTAGAEFLMAADGMEEIFGSLDSLRQEIETMRFPIGTRDSPARTCQDLRLSQPELQDGEYWIDPNQGCSRDSFKVFCNFTSGETCLYPHKSVNVVKMNSWEKETPGSWYSQFSTGGKFSYVDSDGEPVGVVQLGFLRLLSVVARQNLTYHCHRSVAWADQSANNDHQRALHFQGANEDELSYESNPYIKALVDGCSYRKGFDRTVLEINTPQVEHLPLLDIKVSDFGESNQQFGFEVGPVCFQG from the exons GTCGCTTCCCGGGGAACTTCTCCATTATGGCGCTGGTGAAGGCCCACGCCGGTCTCCAAGCCTTCCTCCTGTCAGTCTACAGCGAGCAGGGCGTCCAGCAGCTGGGCATCGAGCTCGGCCGCTCGCCCGTCTTCCTGTACGAGGATCAGCACGGCAAGCCGGCCCCCGAGCACTACCCCATCTTCAAAGGCGTCAACCTGGCTGATGGCAA GTGGCACCGCATCGCAATCTCCGTGTCCAAGAAGAACGTGACTCTGTTGCTGGACTGCAAGAAGAAGATGAGCCTGGCTTTGCCCCGCAGCAACAACGCCGAGGTGGACACCAACGGCATCACCGTGTTCGGAGCCCGACTGCTCGACGAGGAGGTGTTCCAG GGAGACATTCAACAGCTCCTGATCGCCTCCAACGCTCAGGCCGCCTATGACTTCTGTGAGCACTACAGCCCCGACTGCGACTCCCCCCTGCCCAAGACGCAGGCGCAAGACCCCAACACATAT AAGACAAACGGGAAGGCCGCACCCACCAAAGCCGGCCCCGTCAAAGCCAAGCCCACCCCTAAGTCAGCCAAGGGTGGGAGCTTCAAGGTAGTCAAGCCTCCCCTtcccaacaaagcccccaagtCTTCCACGGCCAAGACGCCCAAATCCAAGCCCACCGCCAAGCCCACCGCCACCGCTGTCTTCTTGTCCAAGATCAAGACCACGTCGGCCGCTCAGGTGAAGACCACCACCGCCCCGGCTAAGAGCGCTAAAGTGGTTACTGAGAAGAAGACCAATGGAAAAGCCGTCGTGGAGAAAACCGCTAAAGCTTCGTCCGAGGTCAAAGGTAACGGCAAGGTGGTCGTCGAGAAGAAGGTTGGCGGGAATGGAAAGTCCTCCGCCGAGAAGAAAGCTGGACATGATAAAGCCGCGTCGAAAGCTAATGGCAAAACAAGCGTGGAGGTGAAAGAAGTCAAGGTCAAAGTTAACGGCAAAACCGAGAACAAAGTTAGCGGTGAGGCTAAAGCTAGCAAGGTTACTGTGGTAGAAAAGAAAGGCGCAAAACCCGAAACCACTACAAAATCAAAGACTGTCGTCAAAATAGAGAAGACTACGATGAGCGCGGCAACATCCGCATCCAAAGTAGAAGCTACCAAAGCGCCAAAGGCCACGAAAGCAGCAAAAGCCGAGCCCACGAAAGCATCGAAATCCTCTCAAGTCAAATCCGAGGTCAACGTGAAAACCGCCGTTTCCAAAGTCCCCCTCGTCAAGCCCACGGTCAGCAAAGCCATGAATGCGGCGGTGGAGAAGTCGGCCACCGTGAAAAAGGTCCTGACCACCGCGGCTCCCGTCCGGCCCACTCCCCCGAGACCCACCAAGTCCAAGGCGATGCTGGACATGAACATCAAGTCCCTGCACAAACCTTTCCCGCCCTTCGACAAGACGGCGCTGAGTGGCACCGGCGTTCCGGCCAAGAAATTTGACGCCGGTTACCAACAG GATGTAGACACTGAATATTCCGAGGCTGACAACACCCCCACAGAGACCGATTATTTCTATGAGGAGACGCTGCCAGAACCAGAGGGTGAGGTGGTCGCTCAAGAAGAGAACCCCACGCAG CAGTCGCAGGTGGAGACGGCTCAGGCGGGGGAGGAGGTGGACTCGACCAGGACGGACGATGTCGGTGAGGAGCACTTCACCGAGGAGTACGTGACCGGCGACGTGGGCCTGAAGGAATACGACTATTCCTATCGGGACTACGGCGAGCCCATGCCCGAGGCCCGAGAGGCGGAAGGCGACATTGGCCCCGCCCTGTCCGCCGTGACGGACGAGGCAGGC GCGGCCATCCGAGGACAGAAGGGTGAGAAAGGAGAGCCCGCCGTGCTCGAGCCT GGTATGCTGATCGAAGGACCTCCTGGACCTGAAGGACCTGCT GGTCCTACCGGCCCTCCCGGAAGCTCCGGTCCTCCCGGCTCTGTTGGCGATCCTGGCGAGAGG GGACCTTCCGGCAAGGCCGGACTGCCTGGCGCCGACGGCGTTCCCGGACCACCCGGATCCTCCGTGATGCTGCCT TTCCGCTTCGGCCAGAGTGGAGGCGATAAGGGCCCCGTCGTGTCTGCTCAGGAAGCCCAAGCGGCCGCCATCTTGTCACAGGCCAGG ATGGCTCTGAAAGGACCTCCTGGACCAATGGGATTCACCGGACGCCCCGGACCTCTG GGCAACCCAGGAAGTCATGGACTCAAAGGAGAAAGTGGAGACCCTGGTCCTCAG GGACCCAGGGGAACGCAAGGTTTGATGGGACCACCCGGCaaagcaggaagaaga GGTCGTGCCGGAGCTGATGGGGCCCGAGGCATGCCTGGAGAGCTTGGCACCAAG GGCGACCGCGGCTTTGATGGGCTTCCTGGTTTGCCCGGCGACAAAGGACACAGG GGGGACACGGGATCACTGGGACCCCCGGGACCTCAGGGAGAGGACGGCGAGAGG GGCGACGATGGCGAGGTCGGACCCAGGGGTCTCCCCGGTGAAGca GGACCTCGTGGTTTGCTCGGCCCCAAAGGTCCTCCAGGAATTCCCGGACCTCCT GGCGTTCGAGGAAATGATGGGCCCGTTGGTCCCAAGGGCAACCTG GGTCCTCAAGGAGAGCCCGGACCTCCAGGTCAGCAGGGGACATCGGGAACTCAG ggAATGCCAGGACCTCAGGGAGCCATGGGAGCCCCAGGAGAGAAG GGGCCCACAGGAAAACCAGGTCTGCCAGGAATGCCCGGCGCTGACGGACCCCCT GGTCACCCAGGAAAGGAGGGGCCACCTGGCACCAAAGGAAACCAG GGCCCCAACGGTCCCCAGGGAGCTATCGGTTATCCTGGCCCTCGTGGCATCAAG GGAGAGCAAGGAATCCGAGGACTGAAGGGCCACAAGGGAGAGAAG GGAGAAGATGGCTTCCCTGGAATTAAGGGAGACTTTGGCGTCAAAGGAGAGAGG GGTGAGATCGGCGTGTCGGGCCCCAGAGGAGAGGACGGCCCGGAGGGGCCAAAGGGCCGAGTCGGGCCCCCTGGTGAACTCGGTCCCCTCGGTTCCATTGGAGAGAAG GGCAAACTTGGCGTTCCTGGACTTCCCGGCTACCCCGGAAGACAAGGACCCAAG GGTTCTCTCGGGTTCCCAGGATTCCCTGGCTCGAATGGCGAGAAGGGCACAAGG GGTCTGGCTGGCAAAGCAGGACCAAGAGGACAAAGAGGACCAACG GGTCCCAGAGGGCAGCGAGGACCACGAGGCGCCACTGGAAAGCCAGGTGCAAAG GGAACTTCAGGAAGCGACGGCCCCCCTGGTCCACCTGGGGAGAGG GGACTGCCCGGACCTCAGGGAGCCAACGGTTTCCCCGGACCAAAGGGACCTCCT GGACCACCAGGAAAGGATGGACTGCCCGGACACCCTGGACAGAGAGGAGAAGTC GGTTTCCAAGGAAAGATGGGTCCTCCAGGACCTCCTGGTGTGGTCGGACCTCAG GGCCCATCTGGCGAAACCGGCCCCTTGGGCGAGCGTGGCCACCCCGGACCACCAGGTCCACCTGGAGAGCAGGGACTTTCCGGCCCCTCGGGCAAGGAAGGCACCAAGGGAGACCCGGGTCCCCCAGGAGGTCCAGGTAAAGACGGACCACCCGGACTGAGAGGCTTCCCTGGAGAGAGAGGACTGCCTGGTACCCCT GGCGGCGGAGGACTGAAAGGAAGCGAAGGACCTGCCGGACCTCCTGGACCTGCT GGATCTCCTGGTGAGAGAGGGCCTGCCGGCACTGCCGGACCTGTCGGACCCCCTGGTAGACCAGGCCCACAAGGACCCCCTGGTAACGCTGGAGAGAAGGGTGTTCCT GGTGAGAAAGGCCCAATCGGCCCTGCCGGTCGGGATGGCGTTCAGGGTCCAGTGGGTCTTCCGGGCCCAGCTGGATCCCCAGGAGGCCCTGGAGAGGATGGCGACAAG GGTGAGGTGGGCGAACCCGGACAGAAGGGAGCCAAGggtgggaaaggagagcac GGACCTCCTGGTCCACCTGGGCCGATGGGACCCGTCGGCCAACCTGGACCCGCC GGTGCTGACGGCGAGCTCGGACCAAGAGGCCAACAGGGACCTTTTGGTGCCAAAGGTGACGAAGGATCCCGAGGATTCCCCGGTGCACCCGGACCCATCGGACTGCAG GGACTGCCAGGACCGCCGGGCGAGAAGGGCGAAAACGGAGACGTCGGACCTCTG GGACCTCCAGGCCCACCAGGACCCCGCGGCCCTGCTGGACCCAACGGCGCTGAT GGTCCTCAAGGTCCTCCTGGAGGTTTGGGTAATCCTGGACCTATCGGAGAGAAG GGAGAGCCCGGAGAGGCTGGACCACCCGGAATTGGAGGAGAACCAGGAAAGAAG GGTCCTCGAGGCGAGCGCGGAGAGAAAGGCGAGGCCGGACAGCCCGGAACCGCTGGCGCCGCTGGAGGACGAGGACGGCCTGGAGATGACGGTCCTAAAGGAAACCCT GGTCCAGTTGGCTTCCCTGGTGATCCTGGTCCCCCCGGTGAGGTTGGACCCAGA GGTCAAGATGGCGCTAAAGGAGAACAAGGAGAAGATGGGGAACAGGGAGAATCT GGCTCTCCTGGTCCACCCGGAGAGAACGGACCTCCCGGCCCGCCAGGAAAGCGG GGTCCTGCTGGAACGAGAGGACCCGAGGGACGGCAAGGAGAAAAGGGAACCAAG GGCGACACGGGCGCCCTCGGCCCGCCAGGCAAGACGGGTCCCGTCGGTCCTCAAGGCCAACCAGGAAAACCAGGAACTGAGGGTCTACGAGGTCTCCCCGGATCAGTG GGTGAGCAAGGATCTCCTGGCCCTGCCGGACCAAAGGGACCACCCGGACCTGTT GGACCACCAGGTTTGCTGGGCCTGCGAGGAGACCCGGGTGCTAAAGGAGAGAAGGGACATCCCGGTCTTATCGGTCTTATTGGACCTCCGGGAGAGCAGGGAGAGAAAGGAGACCGAGGTCTTCCCGGACCTCACGGATCCAACGGACCCAAGGGAGAGACT GGAATGCCCGGCGGTACCGGACCCCTCGGCCCTGCTGGTCCTCCTGGTCTTCCT GGTCCTCAAGGAGTCAAAGGAGCCAAGGGTGCCTCT GGAGGATCGGGTCCCAAAGGAGAAAAGGGTGTTCCAGGACCAGCAGGACTTCCT GGCCCACCCGGCGAGGTCATCCAGCCGCTCCCCATCCAGAGGAGCCCCAAGTCCAAGCGCTCCATCGACGCCAGCCAACTGCTCCCCGAGTCCGACCCAGAAATGCTCGCCTCAGACACGGCCGGCGCCGAGTTCCTGATGGCCGCCGACGGCATGGAGGAGATCTTCGGTTCCCTCGACTCCCTGCGGCAGGAGATCGAGACCATGCGCTTCCCCATTGGGACGCGGGACAGTCCCGCCAGAACCTGCCAGGATCTCCGCCTCAGCCAGCCCGAGCTCCAAGATG GAGAGTACTGGATTGACCCCAACCAGGGCTGCTCCAGAGATTCTTTCAAGGTCTTCTGTAACTTCACCAGCGGCGAGACGTGCCTGTATCCCCACAAGAGCGTCAACGTG GTGAAGATGAACTCGTGGGAGAAAGAGACGCCAGGCTCCTGGTACAGTCAGTTTTCCACCGGCGGAAAG TTCTCCTACGTGGACTCTGACGGCGAGCCGGTGGGCGTGGTCCAGCTGGGATTCCTGCGCCTGCTGAGCGTGGTCGCCCGGCAAAACCTGACCTACCACTGCCACCGCTCGGTGGCCTGGGCCGACCAGAGCGCCAACAACGACCACCAGAGGGCGCTGCACTTCCAGGGCGCCAACGAAGACGAGCTGAGCTACGAGAGCAACCCGTACATCAAAGCGCTGGTGGACGGATGCTCT TATCGCAAAGGCTTCGACAGGACGGTGCTGGAGATCAACACGCCACAGGTGGAACATCTTCCTCTGCTGGACATCAAAGTGTCGGACTTTGGGGAGAGCAACCAACAGTTTGGATTTGAAGTGGGACCTGTGTGCTTCCAAGGCtaa